A genomic region of Rhipicephalus sanguineus isolate Rsan-2018 chromosome 3, BIME_Rsan_1.4, whole genome shotgun sequence contains the following coding sequences:
- the LOC119385072 gene encoding uncharacterized protein LOC119385072, with the protein MVLLAAAWLALASRLLAELGPLELTVEVLPSLRVVSHSAKLGLGFPFEFIIATSEDMEHMKSVCQNHASTAGTPPKSAGHPSSSIYGEPWPPHEISHRGARAKTLVNNRKATNASATRNTGS; encoded by the exons ATGGTATTGCTGGCCGCCGCATGGCTTGCGCTGGCGTCTCGACTGCTGGCGGAGTTGGGGCCTCTCGAGCTGACCGTGGAAGTGCTGCCCAGCTTACGAGTTGTATCCCACAGTGCGAAGCTTGGTCTGGGCTTCCCATTCGAGTTCATTATTGCGACGAGCGAGGACATGGAGCACATGAAGAGTGTCTGCCAGAATCACGCGTCGACTGCAGGGACACCACCAAAATCGGCAG GTCACCCGTCTTCAAGTATATATGGAGAACCGTGGCCACCACATGAGATATCGCACCGCGGTGCGCGGGCGAAAACACTAGTCAACAACCGGAAGGCAACCAATGCTTCCGCAACCCGGAATACTGGCAGCTAA